A genomic stretch from Vibrio algarum includes:
- a CDS encoding type II toxin-antitoxin system RelB/DinJ family antitoxin: MRNDNLKLTPVDSKTKAAFAKVCQDAGLTPREALTLFTESVVEQGDIPFHLKAKQLESCMYGNSASSQIRVPKDEAKNDEMLFADTESRFFNELMGI, encoded by the coding sequence ATGCGCAATGACAATTTAAAACTTACTCCTGTTGATAGTAAGACAAAAGCCGCTTTTGCTAAAGTATGCCAAGATGCTGGACTCACTCCACGTGAAGCATTGACTCTATTTACTGAATCTGTAGTTGAACAAGGTGATATACCGTTTCACTTAAAAGCGAAACAACTAGAGTCTTGTATGTATGGGAATAGTGCTTCTTCTCAAATTAGAGTTCCAAAGGATGAAGCAAAGAATGATGAGATGCTTTTTGCTGATACCGAAAGTCGTTTCTTCAATGAATTAATGGGCATTTAA